In Tachysurus fulvidraco isolate hzauxx_2018 chromosome 1, HZAU_PFXX_2.0, whole genome shotgun sequence, a single window of DNA contains:
- the LOC113658421 gene encoding tetratricopeptide repeat protein 39C isoform X3, with amino-acid sequence MMTFEEEKMQVACEDLRATERMCESDGTGVIETIKNKFKKNHTEGRRSEMTVIERLQRLIIVADCQVYLSVLSFVRQELSGYIKAGWILRKAWKMYNKCYNEITRLQEVCQRRSSAPQGALSFDQTSQNHNVSMHDPAAVCSSEPEPSPDHCSPAPVSHDPNKLNDDHKASSGRPKHVPKSQPRLDYSVTAESLSRLKGSVSFGYGLFHLCISMVPPHLLRIINLLGFPGSRQEGLDALTYSSESKDMKAPLSTLALLWYHTVVQPFFALDGSETEAGLQAAKAILRKKEAEYPDSSLFIFFKGRVLRLECEISRALICFNIALELSSEQREIQHICLYEIGWCSMIELSFSEAYKAFDRLRTESRWSQCYYSYLTGVCQGAAGDLDGACSVLKDVARLLKRKHNQIEQFSMRKAEDLIKPRPTKERCTMASIEVLYLWKALANCSSAKLQLMIEVLQQMGGSSYCGLKQLLLGAVHKSLGDNANAIQCFQMAFNDEEGRVSNSYVQPYSLYELGCVLVENPETTAKGRALLLQAKEDFSAYDFENRLHVRIHSALASLAATSPH; translated from the exons CATACGGAGGGTCGGAGGTCAGAGATGACCGTCATCGAGCGTCTTCAGAGGCTCATCATCGTGGCTGACTGTCAGGTTTATCTTTCTGTGCTGTCCTTCGTCAGACAGGAGCTCTCag GATACATTAAAGCAGGCTGGATCCTCCGCAAGGCctggaaaatgtacaataagtGCTACAACGAGATCACCCGCTTGCAGGAAGTGTGCCAGAGGAGGAGCTCGGCACCACAGGGGGCACTTTCTTTTGATCAAACCAGTCAGAATCATAATGTCTCAATGCATGATCCCGCAGCAGTCTGCTCCAGTGAACCTGAACCCAGTCCAGATCACTGTTCACCGGCTCCAGTCTCACACGATCCCAATAAGCTTAACGACGACCACAAAGCTTCCTCGGGTCGGCCCAAGCACGTGCCGAAATCTCAGCCCCGGCTCGATTACAGCGTGACCGCAGAGTCCCTGAGTCGACTCAAGGGTTCGGTCAGCTTCGGCTACGGCCTGTTCCACCTCTGCATCTCTATGGTGCCTCCTCACCTGCTAAGGATCATTAACCTGCTGGGATTCCCCGGCTCACGGCAGGAGGGGCTTGACGCCCTTACATACTCTAGCGAAAGTAAGGACATGAAGGCCCCGCTCTCTAC aCTGGCCCTGTTGTGGTACCACACGGTCGTGCAGCCCTTCTTTGCCCTCGACGGCTCTGAAACAGAAGCCGGACTTCAGGCTGCGAAAGCCATACTTCGGAAGAAGGAAGCCGAATATCCAGACTCCTCACTCTTCATCTTCTTTAAAGGACGAGTGCTGCGGCTCGAG TGTGAGATCAGCAGGGCTTTAATATGCTTTAACATTGCCTTGGAGCTGTCTTCAGAACAAAGGGAAATCCAGCACATCTGTCTCTACGAGATCG GTTGGTGCAGTATGATCGAACTGAGTTTCTCTGAAGCGTACAAAGCGTTCGACCGTCTGAGGACGGAGTCACGCTGGTCCCAGTGCTACTACTCCTATCTCACTGGAG TGTGTCAGGGAGCCGCGGGAGATCTGGACGGAGCTTGTAGCGTACTGAAAGATGTGGCTCGGCTTTTAAAGAGGAAACACAATCAGATTGAGCAGTTTTCCATGAGGAAG gCTGAGGATTTGATTAAGCCCAGGCCTACAAAAGAGCGATGTACAATGGCTTCCATCGAGGTTCTGTACCTTTGGAAAGCTCTTGCTAACTGCTCCAGTGCCAAGCTGCAGCTCATGATCGAAG TTCTTCAGCAGATGGGAGGTTCGTCGTATTGTGGACTGAAACAGCTCCTGCTGGGGGCCGTGCACAAAAGCCTGGGAGACAACGCAAACGCGATACAG TGTTTTCAGATGGCTTTTAACGACGAAGAAGGGCGGGTCAGTAACTCGTACGTGCAGCCGTATTCGCTCTATGAGCTGGGATGTGTACTCGTGGAAAATCCTGAG ACTACAGCCAAAGGAAGAGCTCTGCTTCTTCAAGCCAAG GAGGACTTCTCAGCGTACGATTTTGAGAACAGGCTCCACGTGCGAATCCACTCGGCTTTAGCTTCGCTCGCGGCGACGTCTCCACACTAA
- the LOC113658421 gene encoding tetratricopeptide repeat protein 39C isoform X2 has translation MSFGASFVSFLNAMMTFEEEKMQVACEDLRATERMCESDGTGVIETIKNKFKKNHTEGRRSEMTVIERLQRLIIVADCQVYLSVLSFVRQELSGYIKAGWILRKAWKMYNKCYNEITRLQEVCQRRSSAPQGALSFDQTSQNHNVSMHDPAAVCSSEPEPSPDHCSPAPVSHDPNKLNDDHKASSGRPKHVPKSQPRLDYSVTAESLSRLKGSVSFGYGLFHLCISMVPPHLLRIINLLGFPGSRQEGLDALTYSSESKDMKAPLSTLALLWYHTVVQPFFALDGSETEAGLQAAKAILRKKEAEYPDSSLFIFFKGRVLRLECEISRALICFNIALELSSEQREIQHICLYEIGWCSMIELSFSEAYKAFDRLRTESRWSQCYYSYLTGVCQGAAGDLDGACSVLKDVARLLKRKHNQIEQFSMRKAEDLIKPRPTKERCTMASIEVLYLWKALANCSSAKLQLMIEVLQQMGGSSYCGLKQLLLGAVHKSLGDNANAIQCFQMAFNDEEGRVSNSYVQPYSLYELGCVLVENPETTAKGRALLLQAKEDFSAYDFENRLHVRIHSALASLAATSPH, from the exons CATACGGAGGGTCGGAGGTCAGAGATGACCGTCATCGAGCGTCTTCAGAGGCTCATCATCGTGGCTGACTGTCAGGTTTATCTTTCTGTGCTGTCCTTCGTCAGACAGGAGCTCTCag GATACATTAAAGCAGGCTGGATCCTCCGCAAGGCctggaaaatgtacaataagtGCTACAACGAGATCACCCGCTTGCAGGAAGTGTGCCAGAGGAGGAGCTCGGCACCACAGGGGGCACTTTCTTTTGATCAAACCAGTCAGAATCATAATGTCTCAATGCATGATCCCGCAGCAGTCTGCTCCAGTGAACCTGAACCCAGTCCAGATCACTGTTCACCGGCTCCAGTCTCACACGATCCCAATAAGCTTAACGACGACCACAAAGCTTCCTCGGGTCGGCCCAAGCACGTGCCGAAATCTCAGCCCCGGCTCGATTACAGCGTGACCGCAGAGTCCCTGAGTCGACTCAAGGGTTCGGTCAGCTTCGGCTACGGCCTGTTCCACCTCTGCATCTCTATGGTGCCTCCTCACCTGCTAAGGATCATTAACCTGCTGGGATTCCCCGGCTCACGGCAGGAGGGGCTTGACGCCCTTACATACTCTAGCGAAAGTAAGGACATGAAGGCCCCGCTCTCTAC aCTGGCCCTGTTGTGGTACCACACGGTCGTGCAGCCCTTCTTTGCCCTCGACGGCTCTGAAACAGAAGCCGGACTTCAGGCTGCGAAAGCCATACTTCGGAAGAAGGAAGCCGAATATCCAGACTCCTCACTCTTCATCTTCTTTAAAGGACGAGTGCTGCGGCTCGAG TGTGAGATCAGCAGGGCTTTAATATGCTTTAACATTGCCTTGGAGCTGTCTTCAGAACAAAGGGAAATCCAGCACATCTGTCTCTACGAGATCG GTTGGTGCAGTATGATCGAACTGAGTTTCTCTGAAGCGTACAAAGCGTTCGACCGTCTGAGGACGGAGTCACGCTGGTCCCAGTGCTACTACTCCTATCTCACTGGAG TGTGTCAGGGAGCCGCGGGAGATCTGGACGGAGCTTGTAGCGTACTGAAAGATGTGGCTCGGCTTTTAAAGAGGAAACACAATCAGATTGAGCAGTTTTCCATGAGGAAG gCTGAGGATTTGATTAAGCCCAGGCCTACAAAAGAGCGATGTACAATGGCTTCCATCGAGGTTCTGTACCTTTGGAAAGCTCTTGCTAACTGCTCCAGTGCCAAGCTGCAGCTCATGATCGAAG TTCTTCAGCAGATGGGAGGTTCGTCGTATTGTGGACTGAAACAGCTCCTGCTGGGGGCCGTGCACAAAAGCCTGGGAGACAACGCAAACGCGATACAG TGTTTTCAGATGGCTTTTAACGACGAAGAAGGGCGGGTCAGTAACTCGTACGTGCAGCCGTATTCGCTCTATGAGCTGGGATGTGTACTCGTGGAAAATCCTGAG ACTACAGCCAAAGGAAGAGCTCTGCTTCTTCAAGCCAAG GAGGACTTCTCAGCGTACGATTTTGAGAACAGGCTCCACGTGCGAATCCACTCGGCTTTAGCTTCGCTCGCGGCGACGTCTCCACACTAA